The genome window TTCTATTTTTTTCTGTTCTCTGCCATTCACTACTTTACCTTTGTCAATTATTGATTTAATGTTTACTTTTGGGAGGAGCTCATTTCACTTCCCTTGAACAGCTCGCTCTTGAACTTGTTGATTATGTTCATTGGTTCAATAACATTCGAATTCACGGAACTTTATCGCCCTTTGATTAAAGGTTGCTAGACATTCTTTTATTTAATATGAACAAGCATATAATTAGAATTAAATTAACAACTAAAACGATGATACTACCTTCAATTTTATAGATGCCACCTGATATTAATGGATTTCCTTGAAACGTACTGTTTAAGAGATTCGGATAATCACTTGCCAAAGAAACACCCCCAAATATAATCGCTCCAATTGTATTCCAAGCAAAATGAGCAATTATTGGTGCTACTATTGTGCCCGTGTATTCTAATAGTAATGTTACAAGTATACTCATTGAAACAACATTAAGCACTGGGATAATACCTGCTTCAAATGCTCCACCGTGCATTGCAGAGAATAAAATAGTAGTTAAAGCGGTTGCCACAATTACATTATATTTTTGCTTCCATAATTGATATAGATAACCTCTCATCAACAATTCTTGCATTATAACATTCAATAGTGATGCCAAAATCCAAATCCATATGTAATCAATATTGTTTTGGCCTTGTATATTTATTGTCTTTGTAAGTAAAAGGACAGATACCACGCTACCCAACCATAAGACACCTATTACAACACCTATTAGAGAATTTTTAAAGAATCTTGAAGCTATGGGGATCTTAATTTTACCCTTTTCTATTACTGAAACAAAAATAATAGAAAATAAAACTACTAAAGCAAGTGGTACGAATTCCCACCATAATCGTAATAATGCCTGATTATTTGTTTCAATATCAGGCGTAAAAGAAATTAAAATTGCCCATCCAATAAAAAAGATAACTGTTTTTAAAATTGTACTTATTAACTTTTTCATTATTGATTCCTCTCCAATTACTGTGTATATTATTGAGTTTATATATTTTGCAAAATGGCCATTTTACGGAATTTTTTTTGTTATTTTCAACAAAAAATCTCCGTCATAATGCGAATTAAGGCGATGTCTTCTGCTTGTTCTTGTGTCATAATACTAAACTTATAGTTCATGGTCCCCCCTCGTCAAACTGTTTTACAAAATTTTTGTTGAAGGGTGAAACCTGGAGTAAAGCTTCCTCGTATAGTAAGTAGATTGGAGGCTATTTATGACTACATTTACCCTTACCTACCCAAAAGCTTTCGAGAGCTTTTCAAATATTCCTATTGTGAATGAACAAGATGAGATGGTTTGTGTGCTAGAAAAAGTTGAACGTTCATCTGTTGGAAAAATAATGAATGCTGTAATGCTAGTAGCTTCACAGCAATCATTACCACATCGTTATGAAACACGTACTACTTTAGGTGCACCTCTTTTTCAAGTGCAATTTACACCATTAACAAAGGGTGTTAGCCATCAGCTTATTATGCCAGATGGAACAATCTTACCTATACAACGGAAGACGGTTCAATTACTTGAATCTTCCTACTCTTTTACAATGGATGGACTCGCTTTTCGCTTTGAAAAGGATTTTACTTCAACCGCCTATTTATATTGCAATGATGAAAAAATAGCAAGTGCTACTAATATAGAAAATGAACTAGTGCGTACTGGTGTATCTTTTAAACTCTTTAACTCGGATGATACGCTTTTTGTCGCTTTACTTGCAACTCTGTATCAGGCAATATTCTCAATGAGTAATTAAAATATCACCATAACGTGGGGTTGATTTCCGTTCCGACTGGGCGCTTTCCTGGATGGTCCAGTTTCCACTCCAATCAACATATATACATGACATATGGTTTAATAAATGTCATCTCCGATTTTGGATGATGAACCATAAAACTCCTATTGTAAGGAGTTTTTTTGATATTAAAAATTATTAAGTAGCTTATTTACTGCTTCTACCACTACTGAAGGTGCATCATTAGACTTCATCGAATAAAAAAAAGCTGGTTCCACTACTGCTAGAATCATTCAATATATTCCGGGACACGAAATAAATTCGCTTTGTTTTGACTATTTTATGCCGTCCTTCTAATAAAGGAGTACACTAAAGAGGTAGAAATACTTTACTTTCGGAGGCATTTATATGGATACTAAAGCAGCAGAAATTAAAAATTTAATGACATTAAATCTACTTGTTCAAATTTTAGAGGAACGTGGTATTATGACCGATAGGGAATTAAAAGAACGTCTCACAAATAACGTTAAGCTTTCCTCTATGGATGCAGATTTAAAAGAAAAGGTTCTTGAAGAAATCAAACATTAATGGATGACATTTCGAAAAAAGGGGCCGCTTCCTAAGTGATGAAAATACTTTAAGCGGCCCTTTTTTTATATTTGCACCTTTAATTCCTTCACACGTACAGCAGTTCCTGTAATCGAAATATTTAATTTCCCTTTTTCACTTTTTACATGTACATGCACACGTCCATCTTTTCCAAGCTCTTGACCTTGTTCTACGATAAGTGTTTTTGGCAATTGTGCTTCTCTATCAATGTAATTTGCAAAATATGCTCCCATGACACCAGAGGCAGTTCCTGTAACAACATCTTCAATTGTTCCAGAATAAGGAGATGAAAAATGTCTTGCATGCATATCAGCGTTCTTATCAAATGCCTCTAAGCAAAAAGGATGCAAGGATGCTTTTGGCATTTCTTCTAGGATAGCTGGAAAATCTGCAGTTTGCGGGGTCATTTTTTCAAAGTATGTTAAATTTTTAATAGGTATTAGCAATGTCCAAATTCCTGTACTTCCATAAACTA of Lysinibacillus agricola contains these proteins:
- a CDS encoding tubby C-terminal domain-like protein, encoding MTTFTLTYPKAFESFSNIPIVNEQDEMVCVLEKVERSSVGKIMNAVMLVASQQSLPHRYETRTTLGAPLFQVQFTPLTKGVSHQLIMPDGTILPIQRKTVQLLESSYSFTMDGLAFRFEKDFTSTAYLYCNDEKIASATNIENELVRTGVSFKLFNSDDTLFVALLATLYQAIFSMSN
- a CDS encoding CPBP family intramembrane glutamic endopeptidase, which codes for MKKLISTILKTVIFFIGWAILISFTPDIETNNQALLRLWWEFVPLALVVLFSIIFVSVIEKGKIKIPIASRFFKNSLIGVVIGVLWLGSVVSVLLLTKTINIQGQNNIDYIWIWILASLLNVIMQELLMRGYLYQLWKQKYNVIVATALTTILFSAMHGGAFEAGIIPVLNVVSMSILVTLLLEYTGTIVAPIIAHFAWNTIGAIIFGGVSLASDYPNLLNSTFQGNPLISGGIYKIEGSIIVLVVNLILIICLFILNKRMSSNL